The following proteins are encoded in a genomic region of Acidimicrobiia bacterium:
- a CDS encoding ABC transporter ATP-binding protein, which yields MKSLGVTVAGILAVLATPATTKTAPSLSRGCFYAGRATRPGQRGKDMGDGKRVDAIFFSEPAPVRLCPARWALTCRFVMGPDGSERSRTPWADIPSDRATGGVPGVTTVQGAIDTTHRDGSESHPALALSDITVRFGGITALQEVSLRLDAGEVRGLIGPNGAGKTTLFDVISGIRLPDAGRVELDGREITGLSAVRRARLGLRRTFQRVQTFGWLSVEDNVLAALEWRSGGGGLAADLVSFPTRLTREKERRARVAHVTDLCGLTPVRHETAGSLPIGLGRMVELARAIVDAPRVLLLDEPTSGLDETEAARLGERIQDIRAHESCAVLLVEHDVGFVMRQCDRIVVMHLGELLAEGRPEQIRANPAVRAAYLGDD from the coding sequence ATGAAGAGCCTTGGCGTCACCGTTGCTGGGATCTTGGCGGTGCTCGCGACCCCGGCCACCACCAAGACGGCGCCATCGCTGTCGCGGGGCTGCTTCTACGCCGGCAGGGCAACACGGCCGGGGCAAAGGGGCAAGGACATGGGCGACGGCAAGAGGGTCGACGCGATCTTCTTTTCTGAGCCCGCGCCGGTCCGTCTGTGCCCGGCGCGATGGGCGCTGACCTGCCGTTTCGTGATGGGGCCGGACGGGAGTGAACGCTCCCGGACGCCATGGGCTGATATACCGTCAGATCGCGCGACAGGGGGAGTGCCGGGCGTGACGACCGTGCAGGGCGCGATCGATACGACGCATCGTGATGGGAGTGAATCCCACCCCGCGTTAGCGCTCTCCGACATCACCGTCCGCTTCGGAGGCATCACCGCGCTGCAGGAGGTGAGCCTGCGTCTCGACGCCGGCGAGGTCCGGGGCCTGATCGGCCCCAACGGCGCTGGGAAGACAACGCTCTTCGATGTCATCTCCGGAATCCGGCTCCCCGACGCGGGTCGAGTCGAGCTCGACGGTCGCGAGATCACCGGGCTCTCCGCGGTGCGTCGAGCCCGGCTCGGGCTGCGGCGCACGTTCCAGCGGGTGCAGACGTTTGGATGGCTCAGTGTGGAAGACAACGTCCTCGCCGCGCTCGAATGGCGCAGCGGCGGGGGCGGCCTCGCAGCCGATCTCGTCTCCTTCCCGACGCGGTTGACGCGGGAGAAGGAGCGACGGGCCCGCGTCGCGCATGTCACCGACCTCTGCGGCCTGACGCCCGTCCGGCACGAAACCGCAGGGTCGCTGCCCATCGGGCTCGGGCGCATGGTGGAGCTGGCGAGAGCCATCGTGGACGCCCCTCGGGTGTTGCTCCTCGACGAGCCCACGTCTGGATTGGACGAGACCGAAGCCGCACGCCTCGGCGAGCGAATCCAGGACATCCGGGCCCACGAATCGTGCGCCGTCTTGCTGGTCGAGCACGACGTCGGGTTCGTGATGCGCCAATGCGACCGCATCGTGGTGATGCATCTGGGAGAACTGCTCGCGGAGGGCCGGCCCGAGCAGATCCGGGCGAACCCGGCGGTCCGTGCCGCCTACCTGGGTGACGACTGA
- a CDS encoding ABC transporter substrate-binding protein: MAAVVGAFASTGIVATETAGARSQTDARGVTATSINVAGIGAGPNFTADELKIGTTARFQVENNKGGVFGRKINYVETANDKSDPNTDLTEAQRLVQQDQVFAVVPTLTPVLQASTFLTQQHVPFFGWGIDAGFCKNPYAFGFTGCIVPPPSIPTTGTTWGALASAYFKAHGSPGGAKGKTAAVIAEDLDTGKTGALVIGEQAKLAGFKVVYQKNPVPANPPPGDVSPYVNALMTSNAGKPPDVVFVTTAYGNVLKLSNGLLAAGFQGLLTNAVTYDPRLVSAAKGETVFTQFDLPEDTANATMQRITSDIKAVAGSAPITQAVLAAYFSADAFVAALKKAGKNLTPEGLAKAMGSMTYQVPGIVGPTKYPAAQTLGAPCGLLTQSDGTKYSIVVPYACYQDVNSKTGKTIKY; the protein is encoded by the coding sequence GTGGCCGCGGTGGTCGGCGCATTCGCGTCGACCGGAATCGTGGCCACCGAGACTGCCGGGGCACGGTCCCAGACCGATGCCCGAGGTGTGACCGCAACATCGATCAATGTTGCGGGGATCGGCGCGGGACCGAACTTCACAGCCGACGAGCTAAAGATCGGTACCACGGCACGGTTCCAGGTCGAGAACAACAAAGGTGGCGTCTTCGGGCGCAAGATCAACTACGTCGAGACCGCCAACGACAAGAGCGATCCGAACACCGACCTGACCGAGGCCCAGCGCCTCGTCCAGCAGGATCAAGTGTTCGCGGTCGTGCCGACCCTGACGCCTGTCTTGCAGGCCTCGACCTTCCTCACCCAGCAGCACGTGCCGTTCTTCGGCTGGGGTATCGACGCCGGGTTCTGCAAGAACCCCTACGCGTTTGGCTTCACCGGCTGCATCGTTCCGCCGCCGTCGATCCCGACCACCGGGACGACCTGGGGTGCGCTCGCCAGCGCGTATTTCAAGGCACACGGCAGTCCAGGTGGGGCCAAGGGGAAGACCGCGGCCGTCATCGCTGAGGACCTCGACACCGGCAAGACCGGTGCGCTCGTGATCGGCGAGCAGGCCAAGCTCGCTGGCTTCAAGGTCGTCTACCAGAAGAACCCGGTCCCCGCGAACCCACCGCCAGGCGACGTGTCGCCGTACGTCAACGCTCTAATGACGAGCAACGCGGGCAAACCGCCCGACGTCGTGTTCGTGACCACGGCGTACGGCAACGTGCTCAAGCTCTCCAACGGCTTGCTGGCAGCGGGGTTCCAGGGCCTCCTCACGAACGCCGTCACGTACGACCCGCGTCTGGTCTCGGCCGCCAAGGGTGAGACCGTCTTCACGCAGTTCGACCTGCCCGAGGACACGGCCAATGCGACGATGCAGAGGATCACGAGCGACATCAAGGCCGTCGCCGGATCTGCGCCGATCACGCAGGCAGTCTTGGCTGCGTACTTCTCGGCCGACGCGTTCGTCGCCGCGCTGAAGAAGGCGGGCAAGAACCTGACGCCCGAGGGACTCGCGAAAGCCATGGGATCCATGACCTACCAGGTCCCCGGGATTGTCGGACCCACGAAGTACCCCGCGGCGCAGACCCTGGGTGCACCGTGCGGTCTGCTGACGCAGAGCGACGGCACGAAGTACAGCATCGTGGTGCCGTACGCCTGCTACCAGGACGTCAACTCCAAGACCGGTAAGACGATCAAGTACTAG
- a CDS encoding haloalkane dehalogenase has product MEVLRTPDERFARLPDFPFEPRYVDVPDGSGGSLRVHYIDEGPRRTPPVLLMHGEPSWSFLYRKMIPVLVEAGLRAVAPDLVGCGRSDKPVSRDDYTYQRHVDWMAAFLESVDLTGATLVGQDWGGLIGLRLVAEQPERFARVVAANTFLPTGERDPGDAFRAWQRFSQETPVFDVGRIVNRGCTTDLDAEVIAAYDAPFPSEEFKAGVRQFPLLVPTTPDDPASLANRRAWSALRAWTKPFLTAFSDQDPVTAGADRVLRAEIPGCQGQPHTTIEGAGHFLQEDRGEQLAAVVAAFVGMPPDAA; this is encoded by the coding sequence GTGGAGGTGCTGCGAACCCCCGACGAGCGCTTCGCGCGCCTCCCGGACTTCCCGTTCGAGCCCCGCTACGTCGACGTCCCGGACGGAAGCGGTGGCTCGCTGCGGGTGCACTACATCGACGAGGGACCGCGCCGCACGCCGCCGGTCCTCCTGATGCACGGCGAGCCGTCGTGGTCGTTCCTCTACCGGAAGATGATCCCCGTCCTCGTGGAAGCGGGCCTTCGCGCCGTCGCCCCCGACCTGGTCGGCTGCGGCCGGTCCGACAAGCCGGTGTCCCGCGACGACTACACGTACCAGCGCCATGTCGACTGGATGGCGGCGTTCCTCGAGTCGGTGGACCTGACCGGTGCGACGCTCGTGGGTCAGGACTGGGGCGGGCTGATCGGCCTCCGTCTCGTCGCCGAGCAGCCCGAGCGCTTCGCTCGGGTGGTGGCCGCCAACACGTTCCTCCCGACGGGCGAACGCGACCCGGGGGATGCCTTCCGCGCCTGGCAGCGGTTCTCGCAGGAGACGCCGGTGTTCGATGTCGGGCGGATCGTGAACCGCGGCTGCACGACCGACCTGGACGCCGAGGTGATCGCCGCCTACGACGCGCCGTTCCCGAGCGAGGAGTTCAAGGCCGGGGTCCGACAGTTCCCCCTCCTCGTGCCCACGACCCCGGACGATCCGGCTTCGCTCGCGAACCGTCGGGCCTGGTCCGCGCTGCGCGCGTGGACCAAGCCCTTCCTCACCGCCTTCAGCGACCAGGACCCGGTCACCGCCGGCGCCGACCGCGTGCTCCGAGCCGAGATCCCGGGCTGTCAGGGCCAGCCGCACACGACCATCGAAGGCGCGGGTCACTTCCTCCAGGAGGACCGCGGCGAGCAGCTCGCTGCGGTCGTGGCGGCATTCGTCGGCATGCCGCCCGACGCCGCCTGA
- a CDS encoding SDR family oxidoreductase, translating into MRFDEKVAVVTGAGRGIGEEYAKSIAREGGRVVVAELDAEAGERVAKEIEQAGGTAVAVPTDVSSEDSTIAMGAAAVEAFGGVDYLVNNAAIYGGMELYGLTNMPMEYWNKFMAVNMTGAVLCTRAVFASMAERGGGAIVNQSSTAAWMGAGYYGIAKLAIHGITQSFARELGPMGIRVNAIAPGPTDTEATRTTVPKEIIDQLLATMPLARMGTPEDMADACLFLLSDEARWVTGHVLNVDGGQIMRV; encoded by the coding sequence ATGCGCTTCGACGAGAAGGTGGCGGTGGTGACCGGCGCCGGGCGCGGCATCGGGGAGGAGTACGCCAAGTCGATCGCACGGGAGGGTGGCCGTGTAGTGGTGGCGGAGCTCGACGCCGAGGCCGGCGAGCGGGTCGCGAAGGAGATCGAGCAGGCCGGCGGCACTGCCGTCGCCGTCCCGACCGACGTGTCGAGCGAGGACTCGACGATCGCGATGGGCGCCGCCGCCGTCGAGGCCTTCGGGGGCGTCGACTACCTGGTCAACAACGCCGCGATCTATGGAGGCATGGAGCTGTACGGGCTCACGAACATGCCGATGGAGTACTGGAACAAGTTCATGGCCGTGAACATGACCGGGGCCGTGCTCTGCACGCGGGCCGTGTTCGCATCGATGGCCGAGCGCGGCGGCGGTGCGATCGTCAACCAGTCCTCGACCGCGGCGTGGATGGGGGCCGGGTACTACGGGATCGCCAAGCTCGCCATCCACGGGATCACGCAGTCCTTCGCCCGGGAGCTCGGGCCCATGGGGATCCGCGTCAACGCGATCGCGCCGGGCCCGACCGACACCGAGGCGACGAGAACCACGGTGCCGAAGGAGATCATCGACCAGCTGCTAGCGACCATGCCGCTGGCGCGCATGGGGACGCCGGAGGACATGGCCGACGCGTGCCTGTTCCTCCTGTCAGACGAGGCGCGGTGGGTGACCGGTCACGTGCTGAACGTCGACGGCGGCCAGATCATGCGGGTATGA